The Haliotis asinina isolate JCU_RB_2024 chromosome 2, JCU_Hal_asi_v2, whole genome shotgun sequence genomic interval GCATAAATCAGATGTAATCAAAACCAGGagataaaatatttagattctgCTGACATCTGCTTTGTCTCCATGTATCTAACAACACAGTAACACAAATCACTCACACATTATACACAAGCATTCTTCAACAACTTGCCCATGGTAAGACACTGGTGGTGCCATGGAAACAATCATGTGGGATGTACATgacatcaaacaaaacattcatcatGATAATCTCGGAGCAATCATTGTGAACAACTGCTAAAGGCAAAAACTACAACTCTCATGCAGTCATGGTTCCATAAAGTGACTTTAGGGTTACAGCATCTCTATGTAAgatatttcattatgtactTAGGATTATTTCCCAAATTAATGGGTGTGCAGTGAGCAAACTCTCTTAGGCGCTAGACTAGTGATCCAGCATGCTTGGAGGTGCCAAGATTGAGCCCACATGTGACCAGGCGTAAAAACCTTTttaaaccttggagtcaactttgtgtgcagccTCTTTCAGTGCtatcacaacccctagtgttcAGTACACAACTCTGTGCACTTAAAGAGCCCACGAATCTGTTGATAGATGAAACGGATGGTGGTCGcgtgaatacatgcaaacacctaggtGCAGGTACAGCAgcatgcagtaaacatggacaatgtATGGTGACTGTGAGTTCCAGTTCACACTGCTGTGAATGGGTGCCTCATAAAGATGGAAAGCCACATAAACTCAGTGTGCCtagtaggctgcaagagttgtatgattccCAGGGAGTTCAGACCGAAAATATGgtgtgccgttgtgatggaaATCCATTGATCAAGGGAAAATCAAAGTGcctttgagcagttgaactggaTATCaatgctatacaaatgttagtataataactaaatataataataaaaaacaaaataaaatcaacCCATAGCCTGTAAAATTATCATAATAAAAAAATTAACCACACATCCAGAAAGCTATTCACTGATCTGCTCATTGTTATATTAGAAGTCTTGTTAAACATATAAAATGCAATATGAAAACCTTATAAAACATAGGTCTGCCAGGTTTTTTATCTACTGCCTCATTTGTAGTACATGTATTACCACGTTCAGCATAATAAGCACCCTGTACCATAAATGCCAGCTTCAagacaatctgtaaataatatttataaacactTCAAATAAGACCAAACTTTTGGTTTGAACGACACTTAAATTCTGTTTCTGTCACACCACTGGATCTCTAGAATATAATTTATCTTATTGTATAATGATTGAATGTATTCTTGCTTTGCCAATTTTCTAAATATCATTGGCACTTTTTACAGCAAATATGGTAAGCTTGTTTACTGTGTGAAGATACTGGACACTGTGTAAAAAATGATCATTCCTTAAATCATAACAATatgaaacattgaaaacaagaagaaatgCTGATggcaagaaaaacaaaacaatcttcAATTCAAAATAAATTTCATCTAAAACAATTGACTCTGTTGTTCTTGTAGACTAGTTTCAATGACTTTCCATGAACACATTAGTATATATGTAActgaacataaaacatattttaatattaggccagaccaattttatttcttattttatgGATCTGCCTgccttattttttttaaagaataaggaaaaaccataaaaataaattttcaccgcccaaaaaataaaatccttatgtttttattggctaaaaatgtaaactcacaagaacATACTTTTAGGTTGATTTgacccatattcacttcataaacTGCAAAGAGTAAAAATCTTtgtattactttgattggaaattttattttatttttttcccacCTGCcttccataaaacaagaaataaaattggtccgGCCTTATCATTTGATTACTTCCAAATGCAAAATGCCTACAGCAGATACGTATTCGGTATCTTTATCGACACCATGCACCTAAGTTACATCTAAAACACACAGCTTGCATAGTGATAGGTTAACGCTTATCTtgtgaatatatactcatggaaacaaataagtgaacatgtgaaagaaaaaaagttcctttatttatttccagatttTCACCCAGAGTGGAATATACACCTTGTGAAAGAACCTGGACTTTCAAATGTTCCcttttttgtttccatgagtacatATGATTTGGACAAATACAAATAACTccatttaaataaaaaaaaatgagcAGAAGAGGGATGAGAGAATAGAGACTAATAACATCTGCATTGGGGCTACATGACTTGTGGAAAAATTCTAGACTTATTTGATTTCAGGTTTTCACGTTGTTGGAGGGTTGTATGGAAGGAAAACTACATGCAATGTGGTTCTGGGATTGTGACACACACAGTCAGTGGTATTTGAAATGTATGATGGTATTGCACATGGAAGAACCAAACCACAATGTGTGCTGGGGTAGTTTTTTCCATCACCCAAAGTTCCATCCCGAAGATTTCACTACAAAATAGActtacaaataaattaaaaactcAAACACATGTACGTTTTAACTTGGCAAGACATTCAGTAGCATTTTCAGCATGTAGTCTCTAGGGGTGAAACAGTGCACTTTGTGGTACAAGGCCTTCGGGCCAGTCCATTTCAGTTCGCTTCAGTATACGAGATATTATCACAATGCAGAAAATTGACAGCAAGAGCCAAACTGAACCTcacattgtttaataacatggaAAACTTAACCAtaatctttgttattttgaaaaaacaaaactctcattaaataaattatattaaacaaattaaataaattAACACAACACATAAAGACGGGATAGCAAATGGCAAGTGATCCTTCACGCAATCATCGGTGTTGATCATAATAGCATGCATTTCAGATCTCACGCAAGATCACTCAGGTTGAGAACAGTTTTGCTGAATGATCACATGTCTATAAATAACATCTAATTTCAGGTCAAGTCATCACATTCATAGCTGACCAGTTGTTTAAACATATCGAGGTGTAATATGATGTGTTTAAAGAAGATCATTTTGTTACTTTAGTATGAAAGAATTGTTGTCACTGGTAATGTTTTTATAATTGATTGGATTAAAAAATGACTCTGATACGAGCTGCAAAACTAAACACTGATTACTCAGTATATTGAATATATAACATCTGCATAATCCTTAGAACTCTTTCGATCTTAATTCCAGTGAACTTATGTGTTGAAAATTAATTCAATAAAAAGCATTGCAGATATGTATAAATTCGGAATAGCTGCCATACTAATTTAGAGATTCTAAGATAGATTTACTGAGAACATAAGGGAGATAAGTTTTGCCACGTCACATGACAAGATTTACCTCAATATAATATGTTCTCAGAAAATCCAATGTTCATGTTCTActtgatatttattcataaaacaTGTGGTTGTAGGAAAAATTAGGAAATCAGTATTCCTTTAATGTATCAGATCAAAGTCTAACATATTCTACCAGTCATATTTGGATAAACCCTGTGGGAATTATACctataacatgtaacaatcgTCATTAATGCAAATGATATGTTTACATGATGTGTGCAGTTACAGAAGGTATAAAATGATTTGACTAAGAGTTTTATTTGAAATAACCGGGAAAGGAAGCCAGTACTGATGTCTTCCAGACTGGTAGATCTaagtaggtgacattcatgGGAATGCCGAACTTACTTCAGCAGAATGGTGGACGTATAGGAGTGTATAGACCCAGACAAAGACATTTTTGAAAAGGTATAAAAAGATTTTTAAAATGATGGAATGAAAACAGAATATACTGAATTTTTGGATTCCATTACGGTATACGGAAGTGAAGGCCAAATACCACTGTTCTACAAATACCGCagtataccatttcaccccTAGTAGTCTCAACATtatatacagagagaaataaataaaggaacacaggaaAATTCAGGTGTTCCTTTGAAATTAAAGAAAAGATTAAAAATACGTAACGGAACACTGCTAAAAAGTGGTGTTCCCTTATATGAGTCCCCACGTATATATACATCTGAAGCAATGAACGAGAGCATCATCCGATGATGCTTGTCAAGACTTTTCCATTTGTCAGATCTGCAAGTAGTTTACACAAGTAAGTAAAgtagggctgggacgggtaCCCCGAAGACCCAGGATGGGTAGGTAATGGGTTGGAACTAGGTACCCGTCTCAGTACCCAGACCTATTATAATCATGAGACTAATAGATTAACATTGtaatgttattctttcatgattagaAGACTGTATTGTCTTTaaagatttagacataatttacagtCAGTATGTGATCATGTGACTcatagattaaacaatgtaatatgttattcctTCATAATTAAAAGACTGTATTGTCTTTGATGATTGAGAAATAATTTACAGTCACCTGTTTTGAATATAAATACATGGTTCAGATACTAAAAACCTTGGAATTGTAGCCTCTGAGCTGAAGAACTTAATGCTATTTCTTACAATTTGATGTGAGGAATCAACATAACAAGTGTCCTCATAAGGTAGGGTAATAGGGGCAGGTACCTCTgtagaaaatttggacccaTGCAGGCCGTAGTATAAAGGGTAGTGTACAAGCCTGCTGAACACTTGTCATATCACATTTATATTCTACATTCAGACAGCACTTACTTGAAAACCTGTGACAGATCTGAATCATTGTTGAAATGATTGTCTAAACTCAGATTTGTTTACCATTGGCTTAGTGGTGAACcagttaacaaacatttcattgcTTTAACTGCGCGCAGAAGTGGCAAAGCTGGTAAACATTGCAAAAACAATTACTTAAATTattcaaatgatattttgaaaatcaaacAACCTTAAAAGTCAGTTATATTTTTTTCCTTGGATTTCAACAAGACTTCAGTGAACTAAGACATTTAAGAGAGTGTCTGATTTATACAGCTGTCCACTTATACCCCATAACACCTGAAACTACAGAACACATTTGCTCGATTGTCTCCTCCCTGTTGTCATCATGGCGATGGAATCTATGTAGACCTACCAGTATATATTCCCCAGCTTCATTCTTTCTGATTGCTTCATCCCTATCCTCATCATCACCCTCTTCTTCATCAAATGTGTCAAGTTTCTTTTCCACAAACTCCAGTTTTTTCCATTGTCCTGATTTCTGCATTGCCATAGCAACAACAGTGGAACACTTGATGTTCCCATGGAACACCAGGGTTCTCAGATGGGAACACTTGGACACAAGGTACCTTAGATCAACATCTACATCAGAGGTGTCAGCGtaacagatgaaatgtttgagaGATGACGCAAATTTGTCGGTGATGGAGCCAATGATCTGCCCATTACATCTTGAGTATGGAAGAAAGGAGACAGACGTCAGTGGCATGTCTGGACATAGGAGGAGAGACAGTTCTGTGTTCGGAACTTGTGACATTACAGAACACTCCACCTCAAGTTCTGGACTTGCCAATGCCAATGCCTTCCAGATGTCTGATGATATGTCTGGAATCTGAAAAGCATGGTTGAAGGCTGAATACGTAACATATACCTGAAGCAGTTTGAGTTTGCATCTATCAGGAGAGGACAGCATGGTCAGAATTTCCTCGCTCAACATGGGTGATCTCAGAGCAAGATGGGTCAGCTTCTTCAGATCTGGTAAAAACGTCATCAGAAATAAAGGGGATGGTAAAAGAGGCTCTCTCTCAGACCATGCACTGTCGTCTCTCCAAAACAGGCTCAAAGATTCCAGCTCTCTGAGTTTTTCATTCTTGACAATGGCATTGAAAATATTGAGATTATTCTGAGTGAACAACTCTGGATACATCGGCCAAGATTTaatattcaactgtttcaatcTAAAAGCATTATTGataaaatttatgaaaatttgaATATCAGACTTAAATGGCGGGAATCCACCTATATCAAACTGAGTGATTAACTTCCCTGCTTCTAGCGTCAGACTCTCCAGGCGACAGACTTCGCTTAGCTTCGTCAAAATTAGACGACTGTCATCATCAAAAGTGCTCACATGACCAAATATTTTTATGGTGAGTTTCTGAAAGAGATGGCCAAACTTGTCAATCATCTGGACCAGACTGTTTGGGATATAAGTGTTACTGAGAGAGAAGTTGGTGGCCCCGCCCTTCAAATTGACATTGACTGTGCTCCACAATGACGGGTGATAGAAGTGTTGATACAATGACTGACAGGTCATTGACAAGTTGTATCTGTCCTTCAGTTGTAGGTACTGCATAACTTGAACCCATGCCACCTCTGGAAGCAGACCAAAGTTGTAATTATCTCGTCCTGAGTCCACTGGAATCTCACTTCCTGCAAGCTCCATGTTATTTTTATTGTCTTGCTTATCACACCTGCAAcggaaaaatatataatattcaaAAATTCAATGGGACAAAACCCAAATccattttcaaataaagtaagtTGTCTCATGTAGAACGCAACGCCAGAGAAGGAACATGACATCATTGgtttgttcatgacgtcacactaccatgacaaagtgatattttgcgtGTTCCACTAAAATATACAGGAAGCAGCAATGAACTTAATGTCAGTTCATTAATTCTGCCAGTTTGGGATACCTGTATATGGGTTCATAACAAACATAATAGGTTCCTGCACTCTATCTTTATAATTATATCAAATGTTCTTTGTAATTTTGTCACTGGTGCCAGCACTGAACACAGGAAAGACCATTCTAAGGATTACAGTTAATATAATCCACAAGGTCTTGTCACTGATGGGGTCATAGCACTATCAGAGgaatgctagcttttctttttgCCAAAATATGTGCTACACAGTTTCTAAATCCTAGGCAGACTTAAAGCTCATTATCTTCTTTAGGGGGCAATTGTTCGATTAGTATTATTATCTGATAATTATTACTTGATAAATATAGCAAAAGAGTTAGATTAAATAAATCATCCTCAATATCACCATAAACATTCCATACgtaacataacaaaacaaaacaactcacattATGATATTCCAAACGACgattatgaatttgttttcagaTGTCGTAAATATTGATCATTTTACGACATTACATAGACGAGACTGGACAACAGTTTGCCGACTAAATTACTTGGTCACTATATCTATAAAGTACATTATTCATGAAACCTCATCATGGTCAAGATTCATAGTACACATACGAAGATAAGTGTTTTGAAACTCTACTTCCGGGTTATTGTGTTAAAAGAACATGATAAAAATCATACCATGTTGGTTTTAATCACATCTAATGAACATACCTTAAAACAGTGTCACGTGAagttgatacgacgcttcatattcCGTGTCCATGTCGGCCTGTCCCAGCAGTCAAAGTTGGAATCTCCCCATGTCATAACTAAAAATAGACCTTGTTGTTGCGTTCGCTCGATTCCTCGTGTCCTAGAAACTCAGATCGAGCATCAGAGCAACCACATGAGAACCTATTGCAATGCTTATTGCAAACTGGAAGATAATCTCAGAGGCAATATTAATGTAAAATGTCGGATACAAAATCGCCTATTCCTTACAGCAACTGGACAAAATATTGAATAGACTCCTACCGAAGTTTGCGTGGGAAAGAAAAAATACGATTACTCAAAAAGCGTAGATATCGTCATGCTCAACTGATCATGCATGTATTTCCAGACATTCCTAGTGCgtttgtcatggtgacgtgtAGGTAAAGTGTATTATTACCTCTTGGTCATGAGACACACCCTATGTGAAAGAAATATACACTAACCTATACCTTCTAACTTTTG includes:
- the LOC137272634 gene encoding F-box/LRR-repeat protein 21-like encodes the protein MELAGSEIPVDSGRDNYNFGLLPEVAWVQVMQYLQLKDRYNLSMTCQSLYQHFYHPSLWSTVNVNLKGGATNFSLSNTYIPNSLVQMIDKFGHLFQKLTIKIFGHVSTFDDDSRLILTKLSEVCRLESLTLEAGKLITQFDIGGFPPFKSDIQIFINFINNAFRLKQLNIKSWPMYPELFTQNNLNIFNAIVKNEKLRELESLSLFWRDDSAWSEREPLLPSPLFLMTFLPDLKKLTHLALRSPMLSEEILTMLSSPDRCKLKLLQVYVTYSAFNHAFQIPDISSDIWKALALASPELEVECSVMSQVPNTELSLLLCPDMPLTSVSFLPYSRCNGQIIGSITDKFASSLKHFICYADTSDVDVDLRYLVSKCSHLRTLVFHGNIKCSTVVAMAMQKSGQWKKLEFVEKKLDTFDEEEGDDEDRDEAIRKNEAGEYILVGLHRFHRHDDNREETIEQMCSVVSGVMGYKWTAV